Proteins encoded together in one Salmo trutta chromosome 3, fSalTru1.1, whole genome shotgun sequence window:
- the LOC115170049 gene encoding protein ATP1B4 — MEPNSTAGGAEEEHHGNYSPNPSAEAPPGKHAVSEALEEVQEELIEHQPLEQEDLNFEKWKPKPKPKRTLHEKAGDVKTYLWNAETREFMGRTGHSWFLIILFYTALYAFLAAMFGACMWCLMLSISPYHPTHNDRVMPPGMTMSPQLDGHYEIAFNASDRKSWKKYAKLMEEQLRPYNDAVQEQRNIQCPQDTYFMQDEQGESAERKACQFKRSWLGECSGLQDPHFGFSQGKPCILLRMNRILGYLPGQGTPVNVTCGVKKGAPESLGELQFFPKSIFNLMYYPYYGKLRHVNYTAPVVAVRFNGLQYDTHIVVKCKLNGKGIINDSPTDRFLGSVSFSFDVGA, encoded by the exons ATGGAGCCCAATTCTACGGCGGGGGGGGCTGAGGAAGAGCACCATGGAAACTACTCACCAAATCCA TCTGCAGAGGCTCCGCCTGGAAAGCACGCCGTGTCAGAGGCCTTGGAAGAGGTGCAGGAGGAGTTGATAGAACATCAACCTCTGGAGCAGGAAGACCTGAACTTTGAGAAATGGAAGCCCAAGCCCAAACCTAAGAGGACGCTCCATGAGAAAGCAGGCGACGTGAAGACATATCTATGGAACGCAGAGACCAGAGAGTTCATGGGCCGCACTGGGCATAGCTGGT TTCTGATCATCCTCTTCTACACGGCACTATATGCCTTCCTGGCGGCCATGTTTGGTGCCTGTATGTGGTGCCTCATGCTGTCTATCAGCCCCTACCATCCAACCCACAACGACAGGGTGATGCCACCAG GTATGACGATGTCCCCACAACTGGATGGGCACTATGAGATCGCCTTCAATGCATCCGACCGCAAGTCTTGGAAGAAGTATGCAAAGCTAATGGAAGAACAGCTAAGAC CATACAATGACGCCGTACAGGAGCAGAGGAACATCCAGTGTCCGCAGGACACGTACTTCATGCAGGATGAACAAGGGGAAAGTGCAGAGAGGAAGGCGTGCCAGTTCAAGAGGTCCTGGCTGGGCGAGTGCTCGGGACTCCAGGACCCCCACTTTGGATTCTCCCAAGGGAAACCCTGCATCCTCCTCCGAATGAACCGG ATACTGGGCTATTTACCTGGCCAAGGCACTCCCGTAAACGTGACCTGTGGAGTCAAG AAAGGTGCGCCAGAAAGCTTAGGAGAACTTCAGTTCTTCCCAAAAAGCATTTTCAACCTGATGTACTACCCTTACTATGGGAAGCTGAGACAT GTAAACTACACAGCGCCGGTGGTGGCCGTGCGTTTCAATGGGCTGCAGTATGACACCCACATTGTTGTAAAATGCAAACTCAATGGCAAGGGCATCATCAATGATTCGCCTACCGATCGCTTCCTAGGCAGTGTGTCTTTCTCCTTCGATGTGGGCGCATAG